The Bemisia tabaci chromosome 8, PGI_BMITA_v3 genome has a segment encoding these proteins:
- the rau gene encoding uncharacterized protein rau isoform X2 → MELQTIIKVYARCLRPDIEYKTLSITYQTTCRDIIKMLLNKYRMRHRDPNLFFLTMEVTVRKVGLRTVLVLDDEARPAVLESCHPRGESRFALQTRRGGLVKVFDSAIMQGSQYKSLLISERTTVDELIQILLSCYGSKEQVEQFSLYEVCKNQEYQRKLHPDDRPLMVQMCWSPPHEFHFLIRRNLDFRPRSPKIVWAADLASLPCSSRQSISVQDGDNVLADFDNYFYI, encoded by the exons ACGATAATCAAAGTCTACGCACGGTGTCTGAGGCCGGATATCGAGTACAAAACGCTGAGCATCACCTACCAAACGACATGCAGGGACATCATCAAGATGCTCCTCAACAAATACAGGATGCGGCACCGGGACCCCAATCTGTTTTTTCTCACCATGGAAGTCACCGTTCGAAAAGTTG GTTTAAGGACAGTTCTTGTGTTGGACGATGAAGCCAGACCTGCTGTGCTCGAGTCATGTCACCCTCGCGGAGAGTCCAGGTTCGCCCTCCAGACCAGAAGAGGCGGACTAGTCAAAGTTTTCGATAGCGCTATCATGCAAGGG tCTCAGTACAAAAGTTTGCTCATTTCCGAGAGGACAACCGTAGATGAACTGATTCAGATCCTCCTGTCGTGTTATGGTAGCAAAGAACAAGTCGAGCAATTTTCTCTTTACGAG GTTTGTAAAAACCAAGAATATCAGAGGAAACTTCATCCCGATGACAGGCCGTTGATGGTTCAAATGTGCTGGAGTCCACCCCATGAATTTCATTTCCTCATACGCAGGAATCTTGACTTCAGACCAAGATCACCAAAG ATTGTGTGGGCTGCTGATCTTGCATCTTTACCGTGCTCATCTCGTCAAAGCATATCTGTTCAAGACGGTGACAATGTTCTGGCTGATTTTGACAACTATTTTTATATTTAA